GAGTTCGCCGACGGTTCAAGCTGGACCTATGAAACCATCGGCGCGGTGGCCAGAATCGGAACCACGGCCCTGGCTGACACAGCCTCCGGCACCACCGGCGATGATCTGATCATAGGACTTGGCGGCAATGATACGCTGACAGGCCTTGCCGGTGCCGACACCTTCGTGTTTGCCGCCGGTGACGGATCAGACACGATCACCGACTTCAGTGTGGCCGACGCCGACCGGATTGATGTGTCTGCCTACGGCCTTGCATCGAACACCGGCTTTACCGGCTTCAGCTTTGACGGAACCGATACCATTGTCGACTTCAATGGCATCGATCAGGTCACTGTCGCAGGCATCGATCTTACCACACAGCCAAATCCGGATGATGTGTTCATCTTTGTGTAGGCAGGTGCAGGGTGTGAATACGGCACAACACCACCCTCACAGGACGAAATGAGACTATCGCGCGGGTGAGCAAGGAGCTAAACCCAAGACCAGTTTCCTTGAACCCGCACGAGAGCCTGCCCGCCATGTCATTCGTCATACCTGATCCCATCCGCACCACCCTGCCCGTCGCCGGTACCGCCGACACGTTCCCGGTGCGCCGGGTCTACTGCGTTGGCCGCAATTATGCGGCGCATGCCATCGAGATGGGACACGATCCGGACCGGGAAGACCCGTTCTTCTTTCTAAAGTGCCCGGAGAACATCGTCACTGCCAATGGCAGCGGCGAGATTACTTTCCCCTACCCGTCTGCCTCAAACGATGTCCATCACGAGATTGAAATGATCGTAGCGCTCAAATCCGGCGGCAGGGACATCGCGCTGGATGACGCGCTGGGCCATGTCTATGGCTATGGTGCCGGTCTCGACATGACACGCCGCGACCTGCAGGGCGAAATGAAAAAAGCGGGACGTCCGTGGGAGATCGGCAAGGCGTTTGACCACTCAGCCCCCATGACCGGGCTCGTGCCTGTGTCTCAGGCAGGGCATCCGGACGCGGGAGCAGTCAGGCTCAAGGTCAATGGAGAAGTTCGCCAGCAGGGAGACCTGAACCAGATGGTCTGGAAAGTGCCGGAAATGATTTCCTACCTGTCCGGGCTGTTTGAACTGGCGGCAGGAGACCTGATCATGTCGGGCACCCCGTCAGGGGTCGGCCCTGTGGCGCGCGGTGACCTGATGGAAGGTTTTGTGGAAGGGGTCGGCGGGTTTCAGTGCAGGGTTGTCTGAATGGCGGTGGCCAGGTTCGCGCCCCAGCCAAGCGGGTTGATCAGTCCCATTGCCCAGGCTGCATTAATTGCCACTCCGGCAGACAAATCCGCGATAATCACCCATTTACCGACCTTGAACATTTTGTAGAGCATGTCGAAACCGTGCCTTTTTGATACACCATCGCTACGTCCCATTAAGAACTTAGCAAGGCACGGGCCAGTTGGCACTTTATTGGTGGTCGAACAGCTTTACTCAGCACTTCGTGCTTCGCGCCGTTCTCCAACCCTGAACAACCCTTGTGATGAACTCCTCCGAGACACGAAGTGCCGAGGCAAGGCCGACTGGCCGTCGCACGAAGTGCGCCCCCGCGGAGCGCAGCCGTCAGGCTGCTGGCGTGAGCGGAATAAACCCCGACACGAAGTGCCGGGGCAAGGCCGACCGGCCGCCGCACGAAGTGCGCCCCCGCGGAGCGCAGCCGTCAGGCTGCTTGCGTGAGCGAGACAATGTTTCTTCAAACAGCGCCGGTCTCAACACTCCGGCAGGTTCACCGCGAGACCGCCGAGGCTGGTCTCCTTGTATTTCTCCGACATGTCTTCGCCGGTCTGGCGCATGGCTTCGATGCAATTATCCAGTGGCATGAAATGCTGGCCGTCACCATGCAGCGCAAGCGATGCCGCCGACACCGCCTTGATGGCACCCAGGCCGTTACGCTCGATACAGGGCACCTGTACCAGGCCGCCGACCGGGTCGCAGCTCATGCCGAGATGATGTTCCAGAGCTATCTCAGCAGCATTTTCGACCTGCTCATTGCTGCCGCCGAGGGCTGCACACAGCCCCGCCGCGGCCATTGCGGCGGCTGAGCCGACCTCACCCTGGCAACCCACTTCAGCGCCTGAAATCGATGCATTGTGCTTGATCAGTCCGCCGATGGCGGCAGCAGTGAGCAGAAACGTCCGCAGGCCTTCGTCACTGGAACCGATGCAGTGATCGCGGTAATAGCGCATCACCGCAGGAACTACGCCGGCCGCGCCATTGGTTGGCGATGTCACCACCTTGCCGCCGGCGGCATTTTCCTCGTTCACCGCCATGGCGTAGACCGACATCCAGTCATTGGCCACATGCGGCTGCGCCATGTTTGAACCGCGTTGTTCAACCAGACGCTCATGTATCTTTTTCGCACGCCGGCGCACATTCAGGCCACCGGGCAGGATGCCGTCCTCGCGAAGCCCGCGATCGATGCAGCCCGACATGGTTTTCCAGATACCGTCGAGGCGCTCATTCAGGTGCGACGGATCGATATGAGCCTGCTCGTTGGTGCGCTTCATTTCAGCAATGGTCTTGCCGTGTTTCGCGCCCAGCGCCAACATTTCCTGCGCGGTTGAAAACGGGTACCGGTAACCGGCCTGCTTCTTCGCCGTTTTCAGACCTGCCGGTGTTCGATCCAAATCCGCAAGTTCGTCCGCGGTCAGGATGAATCCGCCACCGATGGAGTAATAGGTTTCCTCCAGCCGCAGGGCGCCGGCAGCATCGAATGCCCGCAGCACCATGCCGTTTGCATGACCTTCCAGCGGCGGCCCGTAGTCAAAAACCAGATCCTCGTCCGGGTTGAACTTCAACGGCTCCAGGCCTTCGGGCTCTACGGTGCGGGATTTCGCAACCTCCGCCAGAGCCGCCTCAGCATGATCAGGATCAATGGTGGCGGGTTCAAAACCGCACAGGCCCAGTATCACTGCCCGGTCTGTAGAATGGCCCTTGCCGGTAAACGCCAGCGAGCCGTGCAATGTGCACTGCACGTGGGACGGTGCACCGGAGCCGGGTATCGGCG
The Anderseniella sp. Alg231-50 DNA segment above includes these coding regions:
- a CDS encoding fumarylacetoacetate hydrolase family protein, translating into MSFVIPDPIRTTLPVAGTADTFPVRRVYCVGRNYAAHAIEMGHDPDREDPFFFLKCPENIVTANGSGEITFPYPSASNDVHHEIEMIVALKSGGRDIALDDALGHVYGYGAGLDMTRRDLQGEMKKAGRPWEIGKAFDHSAPMTGLVPVSQAGHPDAGAVRLKVNGEVRQQGDLNQMVWKVPEMISYLSGLFELAAGDLIMSGTPSGVGPVARGDLMEGFVEGVGGFQCRVV
- a CDS encoding L-serine ammonia-lyase, giving the protein MFLSVFDIFKIGVGPSSSHTMGPMTAAARFLDDLRSGKTPIPGSGAPSHVQCTLHGSLAFTGKGHSTDRAVILGLCGFEPATIDPDHAEAALAEVAKSRTVEPEGLEPLKFNPDEDLVFDYGPPLEGHANGMVLRAFDAAGALRLEETYYSIGGGFILTADELADLDRTPAGLKTAKKQAGYRYPFSTAQEMLALGAKHGKTIAEMKRTNEQAHIDPSHLNERLDGIWKTMSGCIDRGLREDGILPGGLNVRRRAKKIHERLVEQRGSNMAQPHVANDWMSVYAMAVNEENAAGGKVVTSPTNGAAGVVPAVMRYYRDHCIGSSDEGLRTFLLTAAAIGGLIKHNASISGAEVGCQGEVGSAAAMAAAGLCAALGGSNEQVENAAEIALEHHLGMSCDPVGGLVQVPCIERNGLGAIKAVSAASLALHGDGQHFMPLDNCIEAMRQTGEDMSEKYKETSLGGLAVNLPEC